Proteins co-encoded in one Octopus bimaculoides isolate UCB-OBI-ISO-001 chromosome 9, ASM119413v2, whole genome shotgun sequence genomic window:
- the LOC106873317 gene encoding glyoxylate reductase/hydroxypyruvate reductase, with protein sequence MLRYQLFFQQTVFTPRSVRLSQSANRICNCSQRLYSTTAMSAKGSKVYITSLVPQNGVTLLKEAGCVISQWPQEDGVPREQFLKDVVGADALYCTLCQKIDKELLQAAGPQLKVVSTLSVGYDHIDVAECVKHNIRLGNTPDVLTKATAELGVTLLLTVSRNIEKAVYAVKSGEWSSWKSMWLCGSGLEYSTVGIVGMGRIGTTLLQMLQPFGVSRFLYSSKQGARELPVEAECVEFCTLLKESDFVIVCCSLTPETKDLFRAETFSQMKKTAIFINISRGAVVNQEDLYDSLKNKTILAAGLDVTTPEPLPTDSPLLSLDNCTILPHIGSATIKARSIMSELTAKNILAALEGKPMPAEIKL encoded by the exons ATGCTCCGCTATCAGTTGTTTTTTCAACAGACTGTCTTTACGCCGCGATCAGTGAGACTGTCACAATCAGCAAACCGTATTTGCAACTGTTCTCAGCGACTATATAGCACGACTGCAATGTCAGCCAAAGGTAGCAAAGTGTACATCACCAGTCTAGTCCCCCAGAATGGCGTTACTTTATTGAAAGAGGCCGGCTGCGTGATATCGCAGTGGCCACAGGAAGATGGTGTTCCTCGAGAACAGTTTCTTAAAGACGTTGTTGGTGCTGATGCTTTGTATTGTACCTTATGTCAAAAGATCGACAAAGAACTTCTCCAGGCTGCTG GTCCTCAATTGAAAGTAGTATCAACCTTATCTGTTGGTTATGATCACATTGATGTAGCTGAATGTGTTAAGCATAATATTCGCCTTGGAAATACTCCAGATGTTTTAACTAAAGCCACAGCAGAATTGGGTGTAACTTTACTGTTGACAGTTTCAAGGAATATAGAGAAAG CTGTATATGCTGTCAAATCTGGTGAATGGAGCTCTTGGAAATCTATGTGGTTATGTGGCTCTGGCTTAGAATATTCAACAGTTGGTATTGTAGGAATGGGTCGAATTGGAACCACTCTACTTCAGATGTTGCAGCCTTTTGGTGTTTCCAGATTTTTGTATTCTTCCAAACAAGGAGCTCGTGAACTTCCGGTTGAAGCTGAATGTGTGGAATTTTGTACCCTTTTGAAAGaatctgattttgttattgtttgttgcaGTCTGACTCCAGAAACAAAAGATTTATTCAGAGCCGAAACATTTTCACAAATGAAGAAAACAGCAATCTTCATTAATATATCCCGTGGCGCAGTGGTAAACCAGGAAGATTTATATGATAGTCTAAAGAATAAAACTATTTTGGCAGCAGGACTGGATGTAACAACTCCAGAACCCTTGCCAACGGATAGTCCTTTGTTATCATTAGATAATTGCACTATTTTGCCACATATTGGCAGTGCTACAATTAAAGCAAGATCAATTATGTCAGAGCTgactgcaaaaaatattttggctgCTTTGGAAGGAAAACCCATGCCTGCCGAGATTAAATTGTAA